GCGGGAGCGTGCAGGTTCGACTCCTGTCGCCGGCTCCAGTGGAAAAAGGGCCGTCACGACTGGGACCGCCTCAGCCCATCCTGCTCATGAAACGGGCGACGACGAAATGACCCGCAGCCGGTTGTCCTCGCCCATGGCCACCAGACCGTGTCCGCCCCCGGCACGGCGATAACCTGGTTGCCCCGCCTGATGGCCAGAATGTTGATGCCGTACCTGGCGGGGAAGTCCAGATCCTTCAGTGAACGACCCACGAAAGGTTGCCGGGCTATCACCTCGACGATGTTACAGCCGGGCACCAGCTCCACGTAGTCGATGAGGTTGCCGGACACGAGGCTGTGGGCGACCCGGATGCCCATGTCCCGCTCCGGAAAGACCACCCGGTTGGCGCCCACGCGCTCGAGCACGCGCCCGTGAAGCTCGCTGAGCGCTTTGGCCACCACACACGGGACACCCAGACCCTTCACCACGGAGGTGGCCAGGATGCTCGCCTCGAGTTCACCGATGGCCACCACCACCACGTCAAAGTTGCGAATGCCCAGCGCCTTCATGGCCTCCTCATCGGTGGCGTCGGCCTGAACGGCATGGGTGACATGCG
The sequence above is drawn from the Bacillota bacterium genome and encodes:
- a CDS encoding TrkA family potassium uptake protein, with amino-acid sequence MALMRRRRARQFAVIGLGRFGSSVAASLYRLGQEVLAVDTSEERVQEAAPHVTHAVQADATDEEAMKALGIRNFDVVVVAIGELEASILATSVVKGLGVPCVVAKALSELHGRVLERVGANRVVFPERDMGIRVAHSLVSGNLIDYVELVPGCNIVEVIARQPFVGRSLKDLDFPARYGINILAIRRGNQVIAVPGADTVWWPWARTTGCGSFRRRPFHEQDGLRRSQS